The following nucleotide sequence is from Acetivibrio cellulolyticus CD2.
ATTGGCTTAAGCAGAAAAAAGATCAATAGGATGCTTGTTGGAGAAAGTGCATTTCTAGGAGTCTTAGGTGGATTTATAGGATGTCTTCTTGGAATAGTTGTGTTGGAATTTATTCAAATAAATTATTTCAGAGGAGAAAAACCTGTACTAAATGCCAATATACTATTGGGTGCAAAGCAGATTATTATGGCGATTGGAGCTTCAGTTATCATAGCAGTCTTCAGCGCAATCATACCAATCCTTAGAATAACAAGAACTCCAATTAAAAACATAATTTTAAATGATATACATAAAAAGCAAGGAAAGAAAAACAGACTATGGATTATTGGATTTATTCTAATGTCATTGGCTGCTATTGTGCCGTACTTTTTAGAAAGTAGTCTATCCGGAATGATTGCAGGTTGTGTTCTTGCAACAGGTGCTCTGGTCGGATTAGTTCCTCTGATACCCTTTTTAACATATCATTTATCAAGGTTTATTGGAAAAATTCCGTTTCTACGCTATGACATTATCTTAGGTATAAGGAATATTCGTGACAACAAGAACCTTCTCAATAATATACAGTTATTTTCGGTATCCATTGCAATCGTTGCTTTTATGGCATCAATCTTCAATACAATGGGTTCAGACTTGATCAAGGCTTATAAAGAGGATATGAAGTACGATATTCGTGTTATCCTGAGGCATACTGATGACCAAACCGTAAAGCTTATGTCTGATATAGAGGGTGTAGAGGCTTGCAATGGAGACTATTTTACCGATGCCGGTATAGCTAATTATCAAACCTTTATTAATATACTTTATGGAATTAATGATGAGAGCTTCTTTGAATATGAAACCGCAGGTCAGCTCGATAAAAACAGAGATGCAATAAAAAACCTTAATAGTGGAAAAAACATCATCACAACAAATGTGCTAAAAAGTAAATTAGGCTTGCAGACAGGTGACAATCTGGTAATAAAATTTGGAAGCAAGGAGGTTACATATAAAATTACCGGCTTTGTTGACACTAATGCGGGAATCGGACATGTAGGTTATATTTCTTCTGAAAACTTCAGAAAAGACCTTGAAATATCTGATTATAGTGAAATTCTTGTAAAAGCAAAAGGAGATCCTGATACTGTAAAAAGCAATATAAAAAGAGCATTAAACAAAGACGTAATACGTATTGAAACCAAAGAAGAAATGGCAGAAGCCAATTCAGACAAGGTGATGGGCGTTTTCAACGCAATAAGCTGCTACAGCTATATTGCCTTAATTATCGGTATAATTGGTATTGTTAATAATCTGATCGTCAGCTTGATTCAGCGAAAAAGGAGTTTTGCAATGTATCGCTGTATTGGTATGAGCAAGAAAAGCCTGAACAAAATGCTGATAACGGAAGCAGTTGTTGTTGGAGTATATGGAATATGTTTCGGATTGACATGTGCAATAATTCTTTCAACAGTTATTCCTTTAATTGTTAGCATTTTTTGGGGGGCGGTAACAACCCAACTTGCTATAAAGGAAATGGCAATTATGGGATTAGCAGGGATTACTGCTATGTTTGCAATAGCTTTAGTACCTGTAATTAAAAGCAATAAGTTTAGTATACTTGAAAGCATTAAATATGAGTAAAGGGGATTTCCAAACCATGAATAAAATTATTGAGCTCAAAGGTGTAAGTAAATCTTTTGAATTGGCAAACACTAAGGTTAAAGTTTTGGAAAATATAAATCTTGAAATTGAAGAAGGTGAGTTTATATCCATAATGGGACCGTCGGGGTCAGGGAAAAGCACACTATTGTATCTGATTGGTGGACTGGATAAGGCAAGCGAAGGAGCAATCCTTGTGAACGGAGTTGAAATGAGGAAACTAAGTGATAATCTTGAAAGTAAAATCAGAAGAAATGATATGGGTTTTATCTTTCAGGCATATAACCTCATTGACAATTTGACTTTAGAGGAGAATATTCTTTTGCCAGCTCTGCTGGAAGGAAAAAAGAAAAAAGCTGTACTCAGAAAGGCTGAGGAATTAATGGATATCGTAGGAATATTACATAGAAGAAACCATACTCCAAAAGAACTTTCCGGTGGAGAGCAGCAAAGAACAGCCATTGCCCGAGCACTGATTAATGACCCTGATATTTTGTTTGCCGATGAGCCGATAGGCAATCTTGACAGCAAGAGCGGCACGGAAGTTCTGGAACTTTTAGGAAAGATCAATAAAGAAAGAGGAATTACAATTCTAATGGTAACTCATTCTGAGGAATCGACCAGGTATGGAAATAGAATAATAAGGCTGAAAGATGGAAGAATTATAGCATAAGGATTTTATGCCGTAATTCTTTTATAACTCAACCTTCCTGCAAAGCCCTATACAACAGAAACACAACAAAATACTCCACTCAAAGAATAATCTTACTATCGCTTTTACCTTCTATCTTTCCTATTCCATAACCATAGCAAAAAGACTGATACATGCTGGCAACTATCAATGCACTCAAGTAATCTCTCTCCTCCTTGTCAAGTCCTCTATCCATTACTTTGAGAAAGTCCTGAGTTTTATCTATTGCAATGAGTCTCATAGCTTCCCTTGTACCTGTAAGTTCATGTTCAAGTTTGTTTCGTGCCTGCTTCAAATACTCCTTTATAGTACTTTCAAAACCGTTGTTCTCATAGAATTTCTTACCTGCTCCCATTTTTGCCCTCCCTGATTTAAGCTTACTGTAATTCTTTCCATTTTACCAATAATGATACATAAAAAAAGAAAAGCTCTAGAACAATTAAGTTCTACAACTTTTCCATCTTTTACGCTACCTCGTAACAAGTCCATCCTTTTCCTTTGCAGCAAGCTTAATAGAAGAATTTTTAGTAGCATCACCTTCACGATAGGTTATAGTTATTGTATCTCCGGGCTTCTTGGAATACATGTATGCCCTAAGCTGCATCATTGTATTTATTTCTTTCCCATCAACTTCTGTCATTATAGACCCAACACGTAATCCGCTCATATAAGCAGGGCCATTTTCATCAATATTTGAAATATACACGCCGGAGTCAATATTTATAGTATTATCAAGATATGGGACCACTTCCTTATCATATGCAAATACTCCAAGATAGGGTTCAACAAAATCTCCACTCTCAATAAACCGGTTGACTATCGGTATCGCTATATTTATGGGCACTGCAAATCCTATCCCCTCTGCTGTGGTAACCTTGACAGTGTTTATCCCTATAACCTGTCCTTTCGAATTTAGTAGTGGTCCTCCACTGTTTCCAGGATTTATGCTTGCATCAGTTTGAATAAGATCCTCCATATAGTTTGTACCACCATCAGTATCAATCTTAATTGTTCTATTCAAAGCACTTATTATACCCGAGGTAACAGTTCTCTGAAATTGAAGCCCTAACGGGTTCCCAATAGCTATTGCAGGTTCACCCACAGTAAGTCCGGTTGAGTCTCCAAAAGGTATGGCTTGCAATCCGGTTGCATTTATTTTTACAACTGCAAGGTCTAAAATTGGATCTGCCCAAACCGTTGTTCCATCTATATTCCTACCATCCTCCAGTGAAACAATTATCCTCTTATTTTTTCCACCCGCAACGTGATGGTTGGTAAGAATGTAACCATTTGAACTTACAATTACTCCAGAACCAACACCCCAGCTCTCTGAGTTTCTATCAAATATAGAACTGCTGGCAACTTTCAGTACCGAGATACCAACAACCCCAGACATTGCGGATTTCGCAACACCCTGAATAGTACCACCTTGAGTAGTATTATTCGGAGTTTGTTGCTGCTGTATTGAAAGCGGCTGTGGTATGGGCTGATTTTTGGTTTCTCCAACTTGTGGCTGCTGTTCAACATCTCTCACTATATACTGTGACGCAAATAAGAACAACAGTACCCCTACACCCAAAGAAGTTACAAGCGCAGTCAAAAATGTTTTTACAAATCCGCCTTTTCCTCTATTTCTATCCTCAAACATATTATCATCCTTTTAGTGTTTATTTTTTATTATTTCAAAAATATAATAAAAGGATTCACATAAATAGTAAAAATCTTAGTTGGGACATTTAGCACAACTCGATTTTAGGTCATTTGCTTCGTAAGTTCCTAAAAAATTACAGCCTTATATTTTTTAAGGCTGTATTATATCATCAGCTGATTTTATAACCTTTTTGATACTTTTTTCAAACTTTGTTCTCGGAAGCATAACCTGATGGTCACAGCCCAAACATTTGATTTTGAAATCCGCACCTACCCTAGTTACTTCCCATTCCTTACTACCGCATGGATGCTGCTTTTTCATCTCTACAACATCACCAATGGAAAACTTATGATTCATTTTTGCTGCTCCCTTCTGCTTTTATCCACTACTAATGTATATTTATCAGTAAAATCAATTTTCTCTTTTGAAAACTCTTCTTTTACAAGCAGCCGTATCCTTCTCTCAACTTCCAGATTCTCCTCAGCAATGGCCTTGGCAGTAATTCTAAGATTAAGGCCTGCTTTCCCAAGCTCTGTTATTCCCAGCACCTTTGCCTCTTCACGGATATTACCCATCTCCGAAGAAACCTGTTTACATATTTTTTCTGATATTTCAATAGCTTTCTTTATATCTGTATTGTACGAGAGGGGAATGTCAACGTTAACAGC
It contains:
- a CDS encoding ABC transporter permease, with amino-acid sequence MITVFKALTKSLFDKKLRLFLVIFSIAASAALIYANECFSQICTQKFYEADVRWGGNSDIYIEGKETVGAKEWIDLKELSGYKDKFKYEFHFVEGKALYAPSIEEMHYFSIIGVDIEKFNTHNPVSLSDGSFQNWDGFKIILGETYAKKYNLKVNDVMKLELNGSQYDFKVAGISEAKGLFLRELADGGFILAPKNTISDIFKGDTNLVFIKLKDSTQKEAVKEALTEELDEYKVEYAIDDALIEAETLNYVLPFIISAIAVIFMSIFIIFTAFNLITIERIPMIGTLRSIGLSRKKINRMLVGESAFLGVLGGFIGCLLGIVVLEFIQINYFRGEKPVLNANILLGAKQIIMAIGASVIIAVFSAIIPILRITRTPIKNIILNDIHKKQGKKNRLWIIGFILMSLAAIVPYFLESSLSGMIAGCVLATGALVGLVPLIPFLTYHLSRFIGKIPFLRYDIILGIRNIRDNKNLLNNIQLFSVSIAIVAFMASIFNTMGSDLIKAYKEDMKYDIRVILRHTDDQTVKLMSDIEGVEACNGDYFTDAGIANYQTFINILYGINDESFFEYETAGQLDKNRDAIKNLNSGKNIITTNVLKSKLGLQTGDNLVIKFGSKEVTYKITGFVDTNAGIGHVGYISSENFRKDLEISDYSEILVKAKGDPDTVKSNIKRALNKDVIRIETKEEMAEANSDKVMGVFNAISCYSYIALIIGIIGIVNNLIVSLIQRKRSFAMYRCIGMSKKSLNKMLITEAVVVGVYGICFGLTCAIILSTVIPLIVSIFWGAVTTQLAIKEMAIMGLAGITAMFAIALVPVIKSNKFSILESIKYE
- a CDS encoding ABC transporter ATP-binding protein, which translates into the protein MNKIIELKGVSKSFELANTKVKVLENINLEIEEGEFISIMGPSGSGKSTLLYLIGGLDKASEGAILVNGVEMRKLSDNLESKIRRNDMGFIFQAYNLIDNLTLEENILLPALLEGKKKKAVLRKAEELMDIVGILHRRNHTPKELSGGEQQRTAIARALINDPDILFADEPIGNLDSKSGTEVLELLGKINKERGITILMVTHSEESTRYGNRIIRLKDGRIIA
- a CDS encoding S1C family serine protease codes for the protein MFEDRNRGKGGFVKTFLTALVTSLGVGVLLFLFASQYIVRDVEQQPQVGETKNQPIPQPLSIQQQQTPNNTTQGGTIQGVAKSAMSGVVGISVLKVASSSIFDRNSESWGVGSGVIVSSNGYILTNHHVAGGKNKRIIVSLEDGRNIDGTTVWADPILDLAVVKINATGLQAIPFGDSTGLTVGEPAIAIGNPLGLQFQRTVTSGIISALNRTIKIDTDGGTNYMEDLIQTDASINPGNSGGPLLNSKGQVIGINTVKVTTAEGIGFAVPINIAIPIVNRFIESGDFVEPYLGVFAYDKEVVPYLDNTINIDSGVYISNIDENGPAYMSGLRVGSIMTEVDGKEINTMMQLRAYMYSKKPGDTITITYREGDATKNSSIKLAAKEKDGLVTR
- a CDS encoding DUF951 domain-containing protein, with translation MNHKFSIGDVVEMKKQHPCGSKEWEVTRVGADFKIKCLGCDHQVMLPRTKFEKSIKKVIKSADDIIQP